The proteins below are encoded in one region of Tessaracoccus aquimaris:
- the ftsX gene encoding permease-like cell division protein FtsX: protein MRHSLRETWSGLRRNLAMTIAVIVTMGVSLSLLGAGILTAMEVDLAKRSLYNKVEISVFLCTEQTQGGRCAPGKATTDAQREQIQQTLEANPEVSEVVYESKEAAFEEFKRVFAESPVVDSRTAADMQDSFRVKLVNPENYAGVVSEAKGLQGVQAVQDLHSVLDPMFKWLGALQWATITMSALLLLAGALQIANTIRMAAFTRRREIGIMRLVGASNLYILLPFLLESLVAGLIGIVIAAGALTAGYWFVIVENAQTSITALPWIGWTDLATAIVAIAVVGIALAVIPTLLATRKYLRI from the coding sequence ATGCGACATTCACTACGCGAAACTTGGTCGGGCCTTCGACGCAACCTCGCCATGACGATCGCCGTCATCGTGACGATGGGCGTCTCCCTCTCCCTCCTGGGCGCGGGCATCCTGACCGCGATGGAGGTCGACCTCGCAAAGCGGAGCCTCTACAACAAGGTCGAGATCTCCGTGTTCCTCTGCACCGAGCAGACCCAGGGCGGACGATGCGCGCCGGGCAAGGCGACCACCGACGCCCAGCGTGAACAGATCCAGCAGACCCTCGAGGCCAACCCCGAGGTCAGCGAGGTCGTCTACGAGTCGAAGGAGGCCGCGTTCGAGGAGTTCAAGCGGGTCTTCGCCGAGTCCCCGGTCGTTGACTCCCGCACCGCGGCCGACATGCAGGACTCGTTCCGCGTCAAGCTGGTCAACCCCGAGAACTACGCCGGCGTCGTCAGCGAGGCAAAGGGTCTCCAGGGCGTCCAAGCGGTGCAGGACCTGCACTCCGTCCTCGATCCCATGTTCAAGTGGCTCGGCGCCCTCCAATGGGCGACCATCACCATGTCGGCGCTACTTCTGCTCGCAGGCGCCCTCCAGATCGCCAACACCATCCGGATGGCCGCCTTCACCAGACGCCGCGAAATCGGCATCATGCGACTGGTCGGCGCATCCAACCTCTACATCCTGCTGCCGTTCCTGCTCGAGTCCCTTGTCGCGGGCCTGATCGGCATCGTCATCGCCGCCGGAGCGCTCACCGCGGGCTACTGGTTCGTCATCGTAGAGAACGCTCAAACCTCAATTACAGCTTTACCGTGGATTGGCTGGACCGACCTGGCAACTGCCATTGTTGCCATTGCGGTCGTAGGCATCGCTCTCGCTGTGATCCCAACACTGCTCGCAACACGAAAGTACCTGCGAATCTAG
- a CDS encoding metallophosphoesterase family protein, whose amino-acid sequence MPATFLIADTHLGHDMVARLRGFADAVEHDDRLAERWHRQVGPEDHVWLLGDVAMGDRRAHLRWIATWPGVKHLVLGNHDRPHPLHRNAHAHLGPYEEAFESVQLAAKLRHPGLSLLLSHFPYDGDHTEEERHSQWRLRDLGTPLIHGHTHSTEVVTQSAAGTPQICVSLDAWPTRFPTLAECSELASGR is encoded by the coding sequence GTGCCCGCGACCTTCCTGATCGCCGACACCCACCTCGGCCACGACATGGTCGCGCGCCTTCGCGGGTTCGCCGACGCCGTCGAGCACGACGACCGGCTCGCAGAACGCTGGCACCGGCAGGTGGGGCCCGAGGATCACGTCTGGCTGCTCGGTGACGTCGCGATGGGGGACAGGCGAGCGCATCTGCGCTGGATCGCCACCTGGCCCGGCGTCAAGCACCTGGTGCTCGGCAACCACGATCGCCCTCACCCGCTGCACCGCAACGCCCACGCACACCTCGGCCCATACGAGGAGGCCTTCGAGAGCGTCCAGTTGGCCGCGAAGCTGAGGCATCCGGGGCTGAGCCTGCTGCTTTCGCACTTCCCGTACGACGGCGACCACACGGAGGAGGAGAGGCACAGCCAGTGGCGGCTCCGCGACCTCGGCACGCCCCTGATCCACGGCCACACCCACTCCACCGAGGTCGTCACGCAGAGCGCCGCCGGAACCCCGCAGATCTGCGTCTCCCTCGACGCCTGGCCGACCCGCTTCCCGACCCTTGCCGAGTGCTCGGAGTTGGCCTCCGGAAGGTAG
- a CDS encoding YrdB family protein has product MSARPDGKPDGLDARTVLRGVVLTVRFVLELAMLAGVATVVTRLLPGAWGWVAAAVSVVAVATLWGLLLSPKAKVVLPAWGRLALEAVLFVGTGIALAVLGMPVVGLTGVGVWALHRVALALLEQRRDH; this is encoded by the coding sequence ATGAGCGCGCGACCCGACGGCAAACCTGATGGCCTGGACGCCCGCACGGTGCTTCGCGGCGTGGTCCTCACGGTGCGCTTCGTCCTGGAACTCGCGATGCTGGCGGGCGTCGCCACGGTCGTGACGAGGCTGCTACCCGGCGCCTGGGGCTGGGTCGCCGCCGCCGTCTCGGTGGTCGCCGTCGCGACGCTGTGGGGCCTGCTGCTCTCGCCCAAGGCCAAGGTCGTGCTTCCCGCCTGGGGCAGGCTGGCACTCGAGGCTGTGCTGTTCGTCGGCACCGGGATCGCACTGGCGGTGCTCGGGATGCCCGTCGTCGGCCTGACGGGGGTTGGCGTGTGGGCCCTCCACAGGGTCGCGCTGGCGCTGCTGGAACAGCGGCGCGACCACTAG
- a CDS encoding alpha/beta hydrolase gives MTRLTVKGVLAGVAAFTVTTIATIAATTLATGGEPAARLAPLQPASGVEPPESGPVATTRSDLTFPVDGGKAGAVLVEPEGGAEVGVVIVAGAGGSGRGDLLALAEQFAEHGVAALTYDKRADGYTFFRRDYPQLADDVIAAAAAMRASTGIDRIGALGISEGGWVISDAAARPSTPLAFTVLASAPVVTPGEQSAWIVDSRLQASPAWVRLALATINGQGRFLMDYFDFDIRPRLAAAHTPVMAIWGAEDAIVPINEAYRRLDAALDGVLVARIFPGLGHDMSADVDVWLPAVAAWIRQPDGAGLSGVGPSSDLGVAPIPPPRWYSDPRLHLAVAILATITTVVTITHRTSASQTR, from the coding sequence ATGACGCGCCTCACGGTGAAGGGTGTGTTGGCGGGTGTCGCCGCCTTCACCGTGACGACGATCGCGACGATCGCCGCCACGACGCTGGCGACCGGAGGTGAACCGGCGGCACGCCTGGCGCCGCTGCAGCCCGCCTCGGGCGTCGAGCCGCCGGAGTCAGGTCCCGTGGCCACCACCCGCAGCGATCTCACGTTTCCGGTCGACGGTGGCAAAGCGGGAGCGGTCCTCGTGGAACCGGAGGGCGGTGCCGAAGTGGGAGTGGTGATCGTCGCCGGCGCGGGAGGTTCCGGCCGCGGGGACCTGCTCGCCCTGGCGGAGCAGTTCGCCGAGCACGGCGTCGCAGCCCTCACGTATGACAAGCGTGCGGACGGATACACGTTCTTCCGACGCGACTACCCCCAACTGGCAGACGATGTCATCGCCGCCGCCGCGGCGATGCGCGCCTCTACCGGGATCGACCGAATCGGAGCGCTGGGAATCAGCGAAGGTGGCTGGGTCATCAGTGACGCAGCCGCCCGCCCGAGCACACCGCTGGCGTTCACCGTCCTGGCATCCGCTCCGGTGGTCACCCCTGGAGAGCAGTCCGCGTGGATCGTCGACAGCAGGCTTCAGGCGTCACCCGCATGGGTCCGACTCGCCCTGGCCACCATCAACGGGCAAGGCCGGTTCCTCATGGACTACTTCGACTTCGACATCCGCCCGCGACTGGCTGCCGCCCACACCCCGGTGATGGCGATCTGGGGGGCCGAGGACGCCATCGTCCCGATCAACGAGGCATACCGTCGCCTCGACGCTGCCCTCGACGGGGTGCTTGTCGCACGCATCTTTCCCGGACTCGGCCACGATATGTCGGCGGACGTGGACGTCTGGCTTCCTGCGGTAGCGGCATGGATCAGACAACCTGACGGCGCGGGCCTCAGTGGAGTCGGGCCCTCCTCCGATCTCGGTGTTGCGCCGATTCCGCCTCCTCGATGGTATTCGGACCCGCGCCTTCACCTGGCGGTCGCGATCCTGGCCACCATCACGACCGTGGTGACCATCACGCACCGGACAAGCGCAAGCCAAACACGATGA
- the prfB gene encoding peptide chain release factor 2, whose product MANEDLSARIQDLEHSLESIEAVADLDKLRSEIAELEEQVAAPNLWDDQDNAQRVTSQLSAKQGEVDRMVGLRSRLDDVTVMLELAEEENDADARADVVRDLEKLGKDIEALEVRTLLSGDYDPRDALITIRAEAGGVDAADFAEMLMRMYLRWADRHGYPTEIYDTSYAEEAGLKSATFAVKAPFAYGTLSVEQGTHRLVRISPFDNQGRRQTSFAGVEVLPVTEEADHVDLPEADLRIDVFRSSGPGGQSVNTTDSAVRITHLPTGIVVSCQNEKSQLQNKAAALRVLQSRLLERARQEREQEMNALKGDGGNSWGAQMRSYVMNPYQMVKDLRTEHEVGNPEAVFDGEIDGFIDAGIRWRKTTETGS is encoded by the coding sequence GTGGCTAACGAAGACCTGAGCGCGCGCATCCAAGACCTCGAACACTCCCTGGAGTCGATCGAGGCCGTTGCCGACCTCGACAAGCTCCGCTCGGAGATCGCCGAACTCGAGGAGCAGGTCGCCGCGCCGAACCTGTGGGACGACCAGGACAACGCGCAGCGGGTCACCTCGCAGCTCTCCGCCAAGCAGGGCGAGGTCGACCGGATGGTCGGCCTGCGTTCGCGTCTCGACGACGTCACCGTGATGCTCGAACTCGCCGAGGAGGAGAACGACGCCGACGCCCGCGCCGACGTCGTGCGCGACCTCGAGAAGCTTGGCAAGGACATCGAGGCGCTTGAGGTCCGCACCCTGCTGTCGGGCGACTACGACCCGCGCGACGCGCTGATCACCATCCGCGCCGAGGCCGGGGGAGTGGACGCCGCCGACTTCGCCGAGATGCTGATGCGCATGTACCTGCGCTGGGCCGACCGGCACGGCTACCCCACCGAGATCTACGACACCTCCTACGCGGAGGAGGCCGGGCTGAAGTCCGCGACTTTCGCCGTCAAGGCACCCTTCGCCTACGGCACGCTCTCGGTCGAGCAGGGAACGCACCGCCTCGTGCGGATCTCCCCGTTCGACAACCAGGGCCGCCGCCAGACCTCGTTCGCCGGCGTCGAGGTGCTGCCAGTCACGGAGGAGGCCGATCACGTCGACCTGCCTGAGGCCGACCTGCGCATCGACGTGTTCCGCTCGTCCGGGCCCGGCGGCCAGTCGGTCAACACCACCGATTCCGCCGTGCGCATCACACACCTGCCCACCGGCATCGTGGTGAGCTGCCAGAACGAAAAGTCCCAGTTGCAGAACAAGGCCGCCGCCCTCCGGGTGCTGCAGTCGCGCCTGCTGGAGCGCGCCCGCCAGGAGCGCGAGCAAGAGATGAACGCGCTCAAGGGCGACGGGGGCAACTCGTGGGGCGCCCAGATGCGTTCCTACGTAATGAACCCCTACCAGATGGTCAAGGACCTGCGCACCGAACACGAAGTCGGCAACCCCGAGGCCGTCTTCGATGGCGAGATCGACGGATTCATCGACGCGGGCATCCGCTGGCGCAAGACCACCGAGACGGGCTCCTGA
- a CDS encoding YqgE/AlgH family protein, translated as MDHAGAVAVGQLLVATQPGRGGYFDRTVVLLIEHQSEATVGLCLNVMSEIPASSVLSDFTELMSPPVSVFEGGPVNQDVVVALGEPASPESPPPGWERISGDIGVVDVNYPSELLVTSFTQLRVFVGLSAWSPGQLEGELIRGSWFRTPVRSEDVFGDPDGLWRRVLRRMGGSTGRWSTWVEEPSLN; from the coding sequence GTGGATCACGCCGGAGCAGTAGCAGTTGGTCAGTTGCTCGTCGCCACCCAACCGGGCCGCGGCGGGTACTTCGACCGCACCGTCGTGCTGCTCATCGAGCACCAGAGCGAGGCGACAGTCGGGCTCTGCCTCAACGTGATGTCCGAGATCCCTGCCAGTAGTGTGCTGTCCGACTTCACCGAGCTGATGAGTCCGCCCGTCAGCGTCTTCGAGGGCGGCCCCGTCAACCAGGACGTCGTCGTCGCGCTGGGTGAGCCCGCCTCGCCCGAGTCGCCACCACCCGGCTGGGAACGCATCTCCGGCGACATCGGCGTGGTCGACGTCAACTACCCGTCCGAGCTGCTGGTCACGTCGTTCACCCAGCTCCGGGTCTTCGTGGGCCTGTCCGCCTGGTCTCCTGGCCAACTCGAGGGCGAGTTGATCCGCGGATCCTGGTTCCGCACGCCGGTGCGTTCGGAGGACGTGTTCGGCGACCCGGATGGCCTCTGGCGACGGGTGTTGCGTCGAATGGGCGGTTCGACGGGCCGCTGGTCGACGTGGGTGGAGGAGCCTTCGCTCAACTGA
- the smpB gene encoding SsrA-binding protein SmpB, whose protein sequence is MPREVGRKLVAQNKKARHDYQIGDVFEAGLVLTGTEVKTLRAGRATLTDAYATVDDGGEAWLINANIPEYEFGTWRNHSARRTRKLLLHRAEINKMERALDNSGRTLIPLSIYFKDGYAKVEIAVATGKKDWDKRRDLAERDAKREAERALATRNRYNRR, encoded by the coding sequence ATGCCCAGGGAAGTCGGACGAAAGCTCGTCGCACAGAACAAGAAGGCCCGGCACGATTACCAGATCGGTGACGTGTTCGAGGCCGGTCTTGTGCTGACCGGCACCGAGGTCAAGACCCTGCGCGCAGGGCGGGCCACGCTGACCGATGCGTACGCCACCGTCGACGACGGGGGAGAGGCGTGGCTGATCAACGCCAACATCCCCGAGTACGAGTTCGGCACCTGGCGCAACCACTCGGCACGCCGCACCCGCAAACTGCTGCTGCACCGCGCGGAGATCAACAAGATGGAACGTGCGCTGGACAACTCCGGTCGCACCCTGATCCCGCTGTCGATCTATTTCAAGGACGGCTACGCGAAGGTGGAGATCGCCGTCGCGACGGGCAAGAAGGACTGGGACAAGCGCCGCGACCTCGCCGAGCGGGACGCTAAGCGCGAGGCCGAGCGGGCGCTCGCCACCCGCAACAGGTACAACCGCCGCTGA
- a CDS encoding TetR/AcrR family transcriptional regulator, translating into MEAARSSLPPSLQLSGPFLTLGVTLNVPHDLYSGNLPLYGYRVDTYHHGNLRRAALDRALKVVAERGPQALSLREIAADLGVSHTAPRHHFGSIKGLLTAIAAEGFDMLRGRLVALREAGAPFLEFGVAYVEFATENPAHFTVMFQPTLTDPNDSSLTEASQGAFNELRAGVAAIAPQSTTELAAALVTASWSMMHGLATLDLTGNLARSQIRELLGLSDIADIARCAGGLLGGSQGGSSS; encoded by the coding sequence GTGGAAGCGGCACGATCTTCGCTTCCTCCCAGCCTGCAACTGTCCGGACCGTTCTTGACACTTGGTGTCACGCTCAACGTTCCCCATGATCTTTACAGTGGAAACTTACCGCTGTATGGTTACCGCGTGGATACCTACCATCACGGAAACCTCCGTCGCGCGGCGCTCGATCGGGCGCTGAAGGTCGTGGCAGAGCGCGGGCCGCAAGCATTGAGCTTGCGGGAGATCGCGGCCGACCTTGGCGTGAGTCACACTGCGCCGCGCCATCACTTCGGCTCGATCAAGGGGTTGCTCACCGCGATCGCCGCGGAGGGGTTCGACATGCTGAGGGGCCGGCTCGTCGCTCTCCGCGAGGCGGGGGCGCCGTTCCTCGAGTTCGGTGTTGCCTACGTCGAGTTCGCGACGGAGAACCCTGCCCACTTCACGGTCATGTTCCAGCCGACGCTCACCGACCCGAACGACTCATCGCTTACTGAGGCGTCGCAGGGGGCGTTCAACGAACTCCGCGCCGGAGTCGCGGCGATTGCCCCGCAGAGCACCACGGAGCTCGCGGCGGCCCTCGTCACCGCCTCCTGGTCGATGATGCACGGCCTTGCGACGCTCGATCTGACAGGCAATCTCGCGCGCTCGCAGATTCGAGAGCTCCTCGGCCTGTCCGACATTGCGGACATCGCGCGCTGCGCGGGCGGGCTTCTCGGCGGCTCGCAGGGCGGGTCATCGTCATGA
- a CDS encoding DUF1707 domain-containing protein, which yields MSVPGQSPFNGVSDELRDRAVAHLSAMYGNGTINETELDRRLGLALGARDRIELGRSLAGLARMAPAVLTPKTPGGATPVENVGAGLVQLSGLATSFVGPAIVKAATKPGSRLWWEAGRAMSLQLTFLAIGLALTVLGWMFHVEALVFLAWAAWWGSTIWASVRAFNGKRSTGNVEPFLLARPKLPGSTTPGITR from the coding sequence ATGAGTGTTCCCGGTCAGTCTCCCTTCAACGGTGTCAGCGACGAACTGCGCGACCGCGCCGTCGCTCACCTGAGCGCCATGTACGGCAACGGCACCATCAACGAGACGGAACTCGATCGACGACTAGGCCTCGCGCTCGGCGCGCGGGACAGGATCGAACTGGGTCGCTCGCTCGCCGGGCTCGCCCGGATGGCGCCCGCCGTCCTGACCCCGAAGACACCCGGCGGCGCGACCCCCGTCGAGAACGTCGGCGCAGGCCTCGTTCAACTCTCCGGGCTCGCGACCTCCTTCGTCGGCCCCGCCATCGTCAAGGCGGCGACCAAGCCGGGGTCACGCCTCTGGTGGGAGGCAGGTCGCGCCATGAGCCTCCAGTTGACCTTCCTGGCCATCGGGCTGGCGCTCACCGTCCTCGGCTGGATGTTCCACGTCGAGGCGCTCGTGTTCCTCGCGTGGGCGGCCTGGTGGGGCTCGACCATCTGGGCGTCGGTGCGAGCCTTCAACGGCAAGCGGTCGACGGGCAACGTCGAACCGTTCCTGCTTGCCCGACCCAAGCTGCCTGGTTCCACGACTCCTGGGATCACCCGCTAG
- a CDS encoding TetR/AcrR family transcriptional regulator — protein sequence MLDAAPQRRRGEALLAAIRAATLDELGEHGYAALTMEAVARRAGASKASLYRRWPSRADLVIDCVRHIAPAPADLPDTGELRGDLVSALTLVARALDGVAGEAMRGLLAEALPDVDRLRQLRATTSGRHAALMREVVGRAVSRGEAPPEALAPLRLEVGVALLRHRFLFDGGPLPPELVGEIVDDVLLPLYLSREG from the coding sequence ATGCTTGACGCGGCCCCGCAGCGGAGGCGCGGCGAGGCCCTGCTCGCGGCGATCCGCGCCGCGACGCTCGACGAGTTGGGCGAGCACGGCTACGCGGCCCTGACCATGGAGGCCGTCGCCCGCCGGGCGGGCGCGAGCAAAGCGTCGCTGTACCGCAGGTGGCCGAGTCGGGCCGACCTCGTGATCGACTGCGTGCGCCACATCGCGCCCGCGCCCGCCGATCTGCCAGACACCGGCGAACTGCGGGGCGACCTGGTTTCCGCGCTCACCCTGGTCGCACGGGCGCTCGACGGCGTCGCTGGGGAGGCCATGCGCGGGCTGCTGGCCGAGGCGCTCCCCGACGTCGACCGGTTGCGCCAACTGCGCGCCACCACCAGCGGCCGGCACGCGGCGCTGATGCGGGAGGTGGTCGGCCGGGCCGTCTCGCGCGGGGAGGCACCACCTGAGGCCCTGGCGCCGTTGCGGCTCGAGGTCGGGGTGGCCCTGCTGCGGCACCGGTTCCTGTTCGATGGCGGGCCGCTGCCGCCCGAACTGGTCGGCGAGATCGTCGACGACGTCCTGCTGCCTCTCTACCTGTCCCGGGAGGGGTGA
- a CDS encoding M23 family metallopeptidase — MKREQGSSPKPVRRQLTTRLARGIVAAACAVTLVCSTWTPATADDLDDRKEQLKQEMATQAVAVDEAHASLNSAVQAAADARAQLADAKAALAAAESAQREAEELDAQREKELAAAEKKLKQAQADVAAAKAALDSVNKRLDEEILVTTQQNSGLLNLALIFSDVDASNLNQRAQLADTLFDSSTKQLDELEMRRLALEDAQAEADAAEKAATEARQAAADQLKASQDATQEAEDLKAEVARLSKQRDAAEVAATDEVASEEQRQRDLEAENSSVEKRIQQRIAAEKKAAEEKAAREKAERDEAARQKAARDKAARDKAAAAASKPSSSDKGSSSSSGSSSSNKKPSSSSGGGSSSSSSSRDFIYPVPARITSQYGMRLHPVLGYWKLHDGTDFGAACNTPIKAAADGVVSERYYNGGYGNRLMIDHGKVDGYYVTTGYNHATRYVVSVGQRVSQGQTIGYVGSTGYSTGCHLHLMVWQNGSLVNPMSKWFR, encoded by the coding sequence GTGAAGCGTGAACAGGGATCTTCCCCCAAGCCCGTTCGTCGCCAACTAACCACCCGCCTGGCACGTGGCATCGTCGCCGCCGCCTGCGCCGTCACCCTCGTGTGCAGCACGTGGACGCCGGCAACCGCCGACGACCTCGACGACCGCAAGGAACAGCTCAAGCAGGAGATGGCCACGCAGGCCGTCGCCGTCGACGAGGCGCACGCAAGCCTCAACAGCGCCGTCCAGGCGGCCGCTGACGCCCGCGCCCAACTCGCCGACGCCAAGGCCGCCCTCGCCGCCGCAGAGTCGGCCCAGCGTGAGGCCGAGGAGCTCGACGCGCAGCGCGAGAAGGAACTCGCCGCCGCCGAGAAGAAGCTCAAGCAGGCACAGGCAGACGTCGCAGCGGCCAAGGCGGCGCTCGACTCCGTCAACAAGCGCCTCGACGAGGAGATCCTCGTCACCACGCAGCAGAACAGCGGCCTGCTGAACCTGGCCCTGATCTTCAGCGACGTTGACGCCTCCAACCTCAATCAGCGCGCGCAGCTCGCCGACACGCTCTTCGACTCGTCGACCAAGCAGCTCGACGAGCTGGAGATGCGCAGGCTCGCCCTCGAGGACGCGCAAGCCGAGGCCGACGCCGCCGAGAAGGCCGCCACCGAGGCTCGCCAGGCCGCCGCCGACCAACTGAAGGCATCGCAGGACGCCACGCAGGAGGCCGAGGACCTCAAGGCCGAGGTCGCCCGCCTGTCGAAGCAGCGCGACGCTGCCGAGGTCGCCGCCACGGACGAGGTCGCCTCCGAGGAACAGCGCCAGCGCGACCTCGAGGCCGAGAACTCCTCGGTCGAGAAGCGCATCCAGCAGCGCATCGCCGCCGAGAAGAAGGCCGCCGAGGAGAAGGCGGCCCGCGAGAAGGCCGAGCGTGACGAGGCCGCCCGTCAGAAGGCGGCCCGCGACAAGGCCGCCCGGGACAAGGCGGCCGCCGCCGCGTCGAAGCCGTCGTCGTCGGACAAGGGCTCCAGCTCGTCGTCCGGCTCATCAAGCTCCAACAAGAAGCCATCCAGCTCGTCGGGTGGCGGCTCGTCCTCATCCTCGTCGAGCCGCGACTTCATCTACCCCGTGCCCGCGCGCATCACCTCGCAGTACGGCATGCGCCTGCACCCCGTGCTCGGCTACTGGAAACTGCACGACGGCACCGACTTCGGCGCCGCATGCAACACGCCCATCAAGGCCGCGGCCGACGGCGTCGTGTCCGAGCGCTACTACAACGGCGGCTACGGCAACCGGCTCATGATCGACCACGGCAAGGTGGACGGCTACTACGTCACCACCGGCTACAACCACGCCACCCGTTACGTCGTCTCCGTCGGCCAGCGTGTCAGCCAGGGCCAGACCATCGGCTACGTCGGCTCGACCGGCTACTCCACTGGCTGCCACCTGCACCTGATGGTGTGGCAGAACGGGTCCCTGGTCAACCCCATGAGCAAGTGGTTCCGCTGA
- the ftsE gene encoding cell division ATP-binding protein FtsE, which translates to MITFEDVTKFYPGQERPALRNINLEIGKGEFVFLVGQSGSGKSTFLRLILREYRATKGTLYVAGKNLGTMNQWKVPALRRQIGTVFQDFRLLPGKTVYENVAFALQVIGRPAKEIRKIVPETLELVGLEGKEDRPSDELSGGEQQRVAIARAFVNRPKILIADEPTGNLDPETSVGIMKLLDRINKADTTVLMATHDSSIVDQMRRRVLELRSGELVRDQAKGVYGTA; encoded by the coding sequence GTGATCACGTTCGAGGACGTCACCAAGTTCTACCCGGGTCAGGAACGCCCTGCCCTGCGCAACATCAATCTTGAGATCGGCAAGGGCGAGTTCGTCTTTCTCGTGGGCCAGTCCGGCTCCGGAAAGTCCACGTTCCTGCGCCTGATCCTGCGCGAGTACCGCGCCACCAAGGGCACCCTGTACGTGGCGGGCAAGAACCTCGGAACCATGAACCAGTGGAAGGTGCCTGCGCTCCGCCGCCAGATCGGCACCGTCTTCCAGGACTTCCGACTGCTGCCGGGCAAGACCGTCTACGAGAACGTCGCGTTCGCGCTGCAGGTGATCGGCCGCCCCGCAAAGGAGATCCGCAAGATCGTCCCCGAGACGCTCGAACTGGTCGGCCTCGAGGGCAAGGAGGACCGCCCCTCCGACGAACTCTCCGGCGGTGAGCAGCAGCGCGTGGCCATCGCGCGCGCCTTCGTGAACCGTCCGAAGATCCTGATCGCGGACGAGCCCACCGGCAACCTCGACCCCGAGACCTCGGTCGGCATCATGAAGTTGCTCGACCGGATCAACAAGGCGGACACCACGGTCCTGATGGCCACCCACGACTCGTCCATCGTCGACCAGATGCGTCGCCGGGTCCTCGAACTTCGCTCCGGCGAACTCGTCAGGGACCAGGCCAAGGGCGTCTACGGCACGGCGTAG
- a CDS encoding GatB/YqeY domain-containing protein, which yields MGASKTRLKQDLAAAMRAKDEAAKTTIRSLLAAIHVEEVAGDAPRELTDAQELDVINQELRKRRDSAETYASAGRPELAEKETAEAEIISAYLPAPLTADELSALVDEAFAELDEPATMKQMGGLVKAVAAKADGRAEGKEIAALVRQRLAQ from the coding sequence ATGGGAGCAAGCAAGACCCGCCTGAAGCAGGACCTGGCGGCCGCGATGCGCGCCAAGGACGAGGCGGCGAAGACGACGATCCGCTCGCTGCTGGCCGCGATCCACGTCGAGGAGGTCGCCGGCGACGCGCCCCGCGAACTGACGGACGCGCAGGAACTGGACGTCATTAACCAGGAGTTGCGCAAGAGGCGCGATTCGGCGGAGACCTACGCGAGCGCGGGTCGCCCGGAACTGGCGGAGAAGGAGACAGCGGAGGCCGAGATCATCTCCGCGTACCTCCCCGCTCCCCTGACCGCCGACGAACTCTCGGCCCTGGTCGACGAGGCGTTCGCCGAGTTGGACGAGCCCGCCACGATGAAGCAGATGGGCGGACTGGTCAAGGCCGTCGCCGCGAAGGCCGACGGTCGCGCGGAGGGCAAGGAGATCGCGGCGCTGGTGCGCCAGCGCCTCGCCCAGTAG